The window CGGTCATCGGCGCCGCTCGCACCCTGTTCAAGGCGCTTGACCTGAAGATCGACACCCAGGGTTCGGAGCACATCCCGAAGACCGGTGGCGCGGTTCTGGTCAGTAACCACATCAGCTATCTGGACTTCATCTTCACCGGACTCGGCGCCCTGCCGCAGAAGCGGCTCGTCCGCTTCATGGCGAAGGAGTCGGTGTTCCGCCACAAGGTCTCCGGTCCCCTGATGCGCGGCATGAAGCACATCCCCGTGGACCGCGCGCAGGGCGAGGACGCCTACGCGCACGCGCTCGCGTCCCTGCGCTCCGGCGAGATCGTCGGCGTGTTCCCCGAGGCGACCATCTCGGAGTCGTTCACGCTCAAGAGCTTCAAGTCGGGCGCGGCGCGGCTGGCCCAGGAGGCCGGTGTGCCGCTGATCCCGATGGCGCTGTGGGGTACCCAGCGCATCTGGACGAAGGGGCGCCCGCGCAACTTCAAGCGCAGCCACACCCCGATCACGATCCGCCTCGGCGAGGCCATGGAGGCTCCCTCCGACCAGTACGCGGGCGCGATCACCCGGCGTCTGCGCGAGCGCGTCCAGGAGCTCCTGGAGGCCGCGCAGCGGGCCTATCCCGTACGCCCCAAGGACGCGACCGACACCTGGTGGGTGCCGGCGCACCTGGGCGGCACGGCTCCGACCGCCGCCGAGGTACGCGAGCGCGGCTGACGCGCTGCGCCCGCCCAGCCCGGGCGAAACGTCACGTCACGGTACGGGTGTGCCCGGCACGCCCGTACCGTGCGACGCGGTTCCGGGAACGCCCCGGCGGTTCCCGTCCGCTCGTCGCACGACATGACGGCGCGGCCGGACGGAGAGTTCCTCCGTCCGGCCGCGCCGTCAT is drawn from Streptomyces sp. NBC_00178 and contains these coding sequences:
- a CDS encoding lysophospholipid acyltransferase family protein → MAELVYRPVIGAARTLFKALDLKIDTQGSEHIPKTGGAVLVSNHISYLDFIFTGLGALPQKRLVRFMAKESVFRHKVSGPLMRGMKHIPVDRAQGEDAYAHALASLRSGEIVGVFPEATISESFTLKSFKSGAARLAQEAGVPLIPMALWGTQRIWTKGRPRNFKRSHTPITIRLGEAMEAPSDQYAGAITRRLRERVQELLEAAQRAYPVRPKDATDTWWVPAHLGGTAPTAAEVRERG